The following is a genomic window from Manihot esculenta cultivar AM560-2 chromosome 9, M.esculenta_v8, whole genome shotgun sequence.
CTCACAGAAATGAACACTTACAAAGATATCCAACAAGTAACAAAAGAAGCAcgcaaataataagaaaatattgaCTAGCTTGGACAATATTCTTTCTATATCTCTACCTATCCCAAAGGTTTGTCCCCACAGAAGATCTGTTTTCTCCTGGGACAAAATATTATCTTCTACTTAACAACCTGGTAATGATACAGCACCCAACCCAATGCAAAGATAATTTACAATTCCGGCAGGACTCGAGTATGGAAGAAGCCCCAGAATCAGCAATCGGAACTAGAGAAGAATTATGTAACAGCAACAGCTACCACTGTAATCCAAGTAAAGGACTTGCCTGGCCACCACTATAAATAAAAGCTGGCTAAGCCAATTCCAACTGGACAAAGAATTGAATTTCAAACCTGAGGTTTAATTACAAAAACTGGAAATTAGTCGATGCTAATATGTGCATTAGGAGAGACGTGATGCTCAGAGGTAGCAGCTTGAAGAGCATGTCTCTCGACGAGCTGCTCACACTCAGTTGTCCTGAATTGATGAAATCCTTGCTAGATGTTAAAGAGACATTCACAGATGATGAGCCTGAGAAAACAATAAGAAGTATCAGAGGAACATGTTAACAGTTTCAGAAaggcaaaattaaatttttttaaaaaaaaaaaacaccacaaagagagagagagagaggaaatgTGTATCAGGCTTACAGTCATAGTTAGCCCATCCAATCCGTTGACGAGCCAAATCATAGACAAAAACTTTATCCTTCAGAACAAGATCTGCATTGCAAAACAGACGAAGTCATTAAACTCAAAAGATTTCAGAGGTTAGAGAGTAAGAATAACGGGATTTGAAGTCTAtaagtttcttttttgtttttttttttgctttataGATAAACGTTGCAAGTTCATGAGCCTTTTCTGTAACACGTCGAGGGAAACAGATATGATTcaattatagaaaagatcaaAAGTTTGTTGAAAACCCAATTCATGTATTTTTGAAAATGGTCAATCCTTGTAATACCATGGAAAAAATTGAAGGGCAAAAAAAGACTCCCATGGAATGCTGATACCCAAGAATAAGGAGGTAGAAACAAGTGAGATAAATAGCAAATTTATGCAATTCTGATACAATATGACTGAACAATTTGTGGTACACTTGGCCAGGTCAGGCTCTTAACCTCCTAAAATTGTTACTCCTCCTTGAACCTTCTGAAAACCAATGCACCACAATGCAGCTCCACCCTGCTAAAACAAGTTTGAGATCAATTATCCTTTATGCAATGGTATTACCAAAGCAACACAAGAAACATGTTCTAATTTAATGGTTAGGggaaaattaattaactaaaagcCAACATGTGAAAACTTACATAGAAACCAAGATTTATAAGATATTCTTCTGGCTTTAACAGCATAGATGCACCACCAGCAAAATTTAAACTGACTGGAGGAAATACCTCAGATACACTGCATAAGCAACATATAAGTATTACTTGGTTCTCAAGGGAATGGTGTTGGGAGCACAGAATCTTTCTTATGTCAAGCATAAGCATGAATAACTACTTGAAAATAAGAGAGACGAAAGAACCTGTTGGAGACTAGATAACACTGGCTTCCTTTAGATATCATGGGAGTTACAGATGGTTGGACCATAGCAGTTACCTACTCAAGCAATAAGCAAATTAACTTCACATTCACAAAACTTTGCCACATTGAACAAAATCAATGCTGAAGAATCTCAGCTAAGTAATCTAATTCAATAACTTTGCTACATTAATCTAACATAATAACTATTGATCAGCTTGCAACCAGATTTTGAAGATTACGATTTAAGAGGTCTTGTAATTTTcctctcaaaaagaaaaataaataagaattgtATTTCCTATGCAATGCAAATTCTTGAAAGACCAACTAAAAATCATATGAGAGTCCCACCAGCTATTCTCTCATCATTTTAAAGCTAATAAGTCACAAAAATCAAAATGAAAgagaatatataataattttaatgatgGATTTGGACGATTTTTATAACATCAATTGAAAAACAGAGTGGATAAAATGAGAGAGAGTGAGAAGAACCACTCTAGCATAAGAATAAGACCTActtaaaaactgaaatttctcaCCATGGACATAACAAAGTGAACATTTACGATGGAATCAAAACACCAAATCATTAATCCATCAGATTCTAGTTGACCAAATTATGCTTTAAATGACAGAAACCTAATCACACTAGCTCCACCTTGTTCAGAAAGATACAAAAATGGGTCCCTGTATCTAAAAGCAATACTGCTTGAAATTTAAAGTTTGTTTCATAAGAGGAATTGTGAATCTTCTTACATTAGTCCCATAGCGTGTAAGCACTTTAACAGTTAATTACTTACAGCACTGACAAAAGGATCATAAGCCTCTTCCACAAGATATGCCAAAGTTGTTCCAGAGTCGACAATAGTTCCTCGATTACTTGATGTTGCAAATGCTGCTGGATCAATGGGTAACAATTGTCCATTGACAGCTATACTCTGAagatttaaattataatgaGGCCTGAAAAATTTGAGGAAGCAATCAAACTTACtggaaattcaataatgaacAAAAGAAGGCTGTTTGAGAAAGGAAAGGTTTCAAACGGAAAATGACATACTGTGATGGCACAAGGGGACTATAAACTATTCCTGGCTCCAAAATCTCACCAAGTACCAAAATGCCACCACCACTGCCCTCACCTTTCAAGCAATGAGAGAATACTCTTGGTGTTATCCCATGCGATGACAGTTGTGATATGACAGAGAGATCACCTTGGCCAAATCCAAATATTCCATCAACTGCTTTATCTGTCTTAGTCAAGTCCCCAGACTGGAAGGTGCTACATCTGTTTTCAATGCCAACATATAGACCAATAAGCTTCAGGTaacgagaaaaaaaaatgaagaaaaatataaGAGAAAAATTGGGCGAGGAGCAGAAGTCGTGTAATTAATTTGTCACAAAGGGCACTAGCAGCCAAGAGATGCATACTTACTTATATTGTCAAATAGCCAACAACAATGATGTTATACGATCATTTAAGAACAAAGGCATATCTTCATTATTGGAGGGGTTATGGCAAAAGATAGGTCAATTTTGTGCTGAAATTGGTATTGATATTGTTGGTTAGGAACACAATAACTGATTATATTTCACAGCACATTGCTGCAACTACAGTTGATCAAGGTTATTCCAGGGCAATTCCATATGATATGCTCCATTGAGAGAATATAGTGTATGCAAAGTCTTGTTTTTAACTCCTCCACCCATCTCTTCTTTACCCTAATAATTCTTATAACTTTGCATCTTCCATCCTTGTATGAGTTATAAGAGCTTACCCAAAGTTAATGCTGGCTGAAGAGTTAGCAATCAAGGACTCTCCCACAACAgcatcaaaataaaatgtatcAGATACATAGTAACCCGTTGTCCCACTTCCATCTCCATATTGGAATGAGTAACTGCACTGATTACTCTGAGAGCACTGAGTTGCTGTGGTTTGAATTTCTGAAGTACAAATGGGGTGGGAACATGGGACTAGCCCAGCAGTTGACGAGCTGGCAGTATCGAAGTAATTGAGCTGAATCTGAAAAACACAATATAAACATGAAACTACACTTCAGTCTCTCAATACAAAAACTCACTAGGCACAAGTGCCGATGGCAAGGTAAAGAAACAGAATTTACTCCAAGGCCACTGGATTGTGGGCAATTGCTGCAGGAACTGCAGGTAACCCACAAGACATCGCTTCCTGTATCAATCTGCACATTAAATTCTCTTGGAGGAGAGCCCAATTTCACTTTTGTAAAATAGAGTCTGGAACAAAACAAAGAAACCAAGAACAATATAGTTAATGCCCATAATTAACTaccaaaaagaaaaacacaAGTAGTCAATATTGTCCTAATTTAAGTATGAAACTGCAGAAAAAACTGAAGTGAACCGAGACAGATGTATTACAAGGGCACCCAAAGCCAGGAGAGCAAAAACAAAATTAGTCCAACAAAAACATTTGTCTACAATATAAATCGCATTATCACAAATCAATTTCAGATGATAAAGATCAAGCAATAAATTTGATTATATCAAACTCAATCAATTGTCAAAGTCTCTTTTTTGTTACAGAGAAGGACAATTACGAAGAAAACTAGAAAAGCAAAGAATCCATTTTTTCTTACACAAACCATCATGAACTAACATCTGAATcttttttctttacttttcttATACTTTTGGCCATTGTGCAAAGAGCACATGTATATGTAGGAAACAAAAAATATGTTGATAATTGCTTAGCCCAATCAATAAAAAGAAAGACCTTGAACCAAATTTACCAATGAAATACATTAATTGTGAGGCGTTCGTGAAGATTAACCacaaattattaaaagaaaaaaaaaaagaacgaaAACCCATCAATGCAAACCAGAAAGAACAAGAACAGCGAATCAAAGAAGACAAAATTACCCGACGAGATAGGGATCGGAAGAGCCTTGAACTGAGAAGTCGACGACACCGCCAACAAAGCCCTGCAAGAGGCGGGCATGCCTGAGTCTGTCCCGAGCCCTGAGTTGGTCAAGTTGGAGTCTGTGGTTCAAAGGAAAAGCCCTGTGAAGAGGGAGAAGAGTAGCACAGTAAACCACCGACACAGGCAGCAGAACTGCCAAGATCAAGAACGGCCACAAAGGCCGCATTTTGAGTCTGTTATAGGTAGTTTCTTTAAAGATATAGATGAGGGTGATGGAAGGGGCAGCTCTTTCTCTGATGCATcgagagtgagagagagagagagagagagaagaactGAAGGAGAAATGGTGGTTAAGTGGAGGAAGTTTCAAACTTGGATTAAGCTACTTATTTATGGAGATGACTGAAGACTAATCAGCTGCTTGCTCAGCTCTGAGCTGGACATTCGAAAAACACCcttcttttttaatttctgcAATTCTTTATGGAAATtaatcattatttttaaaaaaatcttttgcGATAAGTTTCGCCTACACctctaaatttatatttcatattttaaaaaataatatttttaattatttttatgaatatgtttcttattttttttaataaaacggatggttatattaataaatttctattaaataagaaaaataggtaaaaaTACTTGTTAAATGTAGATTTAAATCTTTACAtaagataatttaataaaaatatttctctttttttctcatcttgaatataaatcattaaaatctttcgaataaaactataaaaaagaGTTTCTACAAGATAAAGTTCTAATGAAATTTCAAGATTGACGTCGTGATTATGATTCCGAAaactcataataactagtaaatatttattcaacattaccttccgaaacaattgaattaataaaatttaaaaaaaaactaatcacaaaaatatacatatgattcttccacattaacgaaataTCTCTTTCTAAttcttgtctattgactgagaagtaaatatcaaaatataaaaaattatgaaaaaattttatatgagaactaaaagtttttattttcataaaaaataaaatatattggaTTGTATGGGAGAAACCTTTCCGCCATATAAAAGTCATAAATGACGATCAGAATATTTCTGtaactcttaatagggacaataatatcttctttttcatcgatagtcaattgacgcagatcatcttctatgaaaaagaaaagaaaaaattaaattaaaagaaaaataatagtatTGAGTTACAAAGGGATCACAGAGGCAAACAAAAATCGCTAaatatatttcttattttaaaagcaAGTTTCATACTTCTCCTTTAATTTTGgggtaatttttaattttatataaaaataaatttttacccAATTTACCTACGTCTTTTAATGTatgatcaaaataattaaaaaaaactaaattagtccttttttgctaaaaaataaaaattttaatttttaataatagaatagtaattttatattttttacatagTAAGGAGGGTATTAAGCCCTTAAGCAAAGCCACGAGGCCATATAACATCAGCTTGCAAGTAGTACCGAGACTCCATAGAAGGCGTTTCCAAAATTTGCATCCCAAGAGGGCCTCCAACTGACAATTTCGCTAAGCAATCCGCCACAGAGTTAGCCTCGCGAAAGATGTGCTTGAAATAAACTTTCCATACATAACCCACCAAAGTCGTAATCTCAGAAACTAGATTCCTAACCCGGCCTGCTCCATCTAAGCTTTTCTCAATTAATTGCATGGCCACCTGTGAATCAGTTTGAACCTGCACAAATTTCCATCCTCTATCCCACGCTGTCCGAATGCCCAAAAGAATGCCCTAAAGCTCAGCTACAAGTACCCAAGGCAGATTGATAGCCAAGAATCCAATCACCATTACTATCTCTAAAAACCCCAGCACAACCCGCAGGTCCTGGACAACCCTTAGCTGCACCATCTGTATTTATAGCAATCCATCCCATAGCAGGAGGGGACCAAGAAATAAAGGTGGTGGACGATCTAGAAATAGTATGGCCCACTCCTGAAGCACGTTTCCAAGCTTCAGTATTCTCAAGAGCCTGCTGTAAAATAAAATGCTTGGACATAGGTGGGTTCTGCGCAGGACTCTCAAAGATCACCTTATTTCTTCTTTTCCATAAGTACCAAATTCCCAAAGGAAAAATAATGTTCCATTGTTGTCCATCAATTTGGGTGTAGTTAGACTTTAAATTAGCAAAAATCCATTCAGTAGAGTCGACAATGGTGAAAAAATGGGGATAGAAACAAGAGGCATCAATACTAATCCAAAAATTATGCGCATCTCTACAGTCCCTAAGTAAGTGGAAAATATCCTCCTGGCCAAGATTACATATAGGACAAATACCTTGAGAGGTGAAACCCCTTCTAATTCTTTCCATATTTGTCATAATCTTCTTGTGGGCAACCTGCCAAAGAAACATAAATACTCTTTGAGGGACTTTAAGTGTCCAAATCATCTTCCATAGAGGATTTCCATGACCACTATTGATTCCATAGAGAGTATTATAAGCTGAGCGAACGGTAAAATTACCTTAGAACTCCACTTCCATGACAAGGAGTCAGTATTTGCAGCAACATTAGAAAGGCAAATTGGCTGAATAAATTGCAAAATATTATCCGGAAGTAAATCTTTCAAAACATCCCAATTCCAACCCGTTAATGGAGACCAAAAATGTCGCACACTTACAGTAGCCATCGAGTCATCAATGGGAATCAAAGCAAATTGGGCAAGAGGCCCTATGGAAAGCCAGGAATCGAACCAAAAATTCGTAGAGGATCCATTTCTAACATCCACCATAAGGCCATCCTTAATACTCCCATAACCTTTACAAAAGGCTTTCCAAATATGAGATGAGGAAGCTGCAGCATTAGGGGTCCATTTGGATCTACcctgtaagtattttttaatgaaacacTTAGTCCAAAGGCAATCATCATTCTCCATAGCCCGCCAAGCCAATTTTCCCAAAAGAGCTTTATTCATAGTAGAAAAGTCACGAATCCCCAAGCCTCCATGATCTCTAGGACGTTTTAAAATATCCCAAGCAACTAAGTGAACTTTAAGGGATTGATTACTACCTTGCCAAATGAAGTCTCTGCACACTTGTTCCATTTCCTTGCAAAGCGAAACCGACAGCAAGTTACATTGCATAGGGTATATAGGCAAAGAAGAGAGCACAGATTTCACCAAAGTAGTACGACCCGCCATGGATAAGGTTTTAGCCCTCCAACCCTCAAGTCTTTTTTTCATGCCGTCTAGAATATAGCGGAAAGTGCCCTTATTAATACGTTCATGCACAATGGGAACCCCCAAATAACTCCCCAAATCCTTTGTTAAAGTGAAACCGCAAAAGCTAGCCAGAGAAGTAGCCAAAAAGGCAGATACGTTGGGAGAGACATAAAGGCTAGACTTTGTAATATTAACCTTCTGCCCTGAAACAGCCGAGAAACTTCCAAAATAGCCATAATATGTTGAAGCTGCTCCAAACTTGCTTCAGCGAATAAAACCATGTCATCAGCAAACATCAGATGAGAGATAAGGGGGCCCCGCCTAGATAGAGGAATCGGCTTCCAAGACCCATCCCAGACAGATTGTTGGATAAGAGAAGCCAAATATTCAATACACATGACAAACAAGTACGGCGACAACCCATCACCTTGCCGAATACCCCTGGAAGGAAAAAACTTATCTAAGCTAGAGGCATTCCACAAAACAGACATGGAGGTAGAGGTgacacattttaaaattttttcaatccAAGAATCTGAGAAACCATATTCCTTAAGGACCCACCCAATAAACTCCCAATTGAGACGGTCATAAGCCTTTTCAAGGTCAATTTTCAAAGCCATGTAACCTGTAGATCCTTTAGTTGTCTTCATAGAATGGATAGTTTCCTAAAATACCACAACATTGTCAATAATTTGCCTTCCAGGAACAAAATTGGATTACTCGGGACCAATCAAATCTGGCAAAACAAGCTTAAGATGATTGACCATCACTTTCGTGATTAGTTTATAAAGGACATTACATAAACTAATCGGACGAAATTGTGATGGTTTCTCAGGATCGGCAACTTTGGGAATCAACACCAACAAGGTATCATTTAATTCCAGAGGCAGAGGGGCATCCTTTAAGATACTAAGGACAAAGTCACTAACCTGCATCCCAATGGAACTCCACATTTTCTGAAAAACCCCGGCCTGAAAACCGTCTATACCAGGAGCTTTAAAAGGCGCCATTGACTTAAGAGCAGTAGTAACCTCATCCCTAGAAAAATCCTCATTAAGAATGAGATTATGTGTGCTATTGAGTCTTGTAAGAAGGCCCGACCTGGCCCTATTTAACTCTGAAGCTCTATCAAGAGTATAAAGATTACAGTAAAAGTCTCTCACAAGAGCCTGAAGCTGAACAGAATCCTCAATCCAATTACCCATATCATCCATTAGCCGAGTGACCGGAGATTTCTTATTACGAATCAAAGCAGAAAGGTGGTAATACCGAGTATTCCGATCTCCAGAAACAATCCAATCTTCCTTGGATTTTTGGAACCAAAAGAGTTCTTCTTGTTCTAGAATATCCTCCAACTGCTTTTTTGGTTTGAGTtccaattttaataaatattgcgGACCACCAGTAGAGAGAGTTTTCTGAATTCCAGCAATCCGAGCCAAAATACGTTTCTTTCTGCTGAAGATATTACCAAAAGAATTTCGATTCCAAAGGCGTAAATCCGAAGCCAAATTCTTAATAAAATCGGGAATGTCAGTAGAAGAATTTAAAGTATTACCAACAATCATCCCCAAATCTGCATGGTTCATCCATGCAAGCTGAAAACGAAAAGGACCCTCCATACGGTGCACATGTCTGTTCAAAGAAACCACCAGAGGACAATAATCCGAATGAAATTTGGCAGGATGAGTAACATAAGCATGTGGAAAACGAAATTGCCAATTAGGGGAGCAGAGGGCTCTATCAAGCCGAGCCCTTTGAGGGAATGAGAAGACAGACCCCTGGACCAAGTAAAAGCCGAGCCTTCAAAACCCATATCCAGCAAACCATTATCAAAAATCCAATCCGAAAAAAGTTTTGCTCCAGAAATATTAAATATACTGTATCCTTGAAGCTCAGATTGGAAAGGGACACAATTAAAATCACCCAAAGCCATCCA
Proteins encoded in this region:
- the LOC122724525 gene encoding aspartic proteinase 36 isoform X2: MRPLWPFLILAVLLPVSVVYCATLLPLHRAFPLNHRLQLDQLRARDRLRHARLLQGFVGGVVDFSVQGSSDPYLVGLYFTKVKLGSPPREFNVQIDTGSDVLWVTCSSCSNCPQSSGLGIQLNYFDTASSSTAGLVPCSHPICTSEIQTTATQCSQSNQCSYSFQYGDGSGTTGYYVSDTFYFDAVVGESLIANSSASINFGCSTFQSGDLTKTDKAVDGIFGFGQGDLSVISQLSSHGITPRVFSHCLKGEGSGGGILVLGEILEPGIVYSPLVPSQPHYNLNLQSIAVNGQLLPIDPAAFATSSNRGTIVDSGTTLAYLVEEAYDPFVSAVTAMVQPSVTPMISKGSQCYLVSNSVSEVFPPVSLNFAGGASMLLKPEEYLINLGFYGGAALWCIGFQKVQGGVTILGDLVLKDKVFVYDLARQRIGWANYDCSSSVNVSLTSSKDFINSGQLSVSSSSRDMLFKLLPLSITSLLMHILASTNFQFL
- the LOC122724525 gene encoding aspartic proteinase 36 isoform X1, whose protein sequence is MRPLWPFLILAVLLPVSVVYCATLLPLHRAFPLNHRLQLDQLRARDRLRHARLLQGFVGGVVDFSVQGSSDPYLVGLYFTKVKLGSPPREFNVQIDTGSDVLWVTCSSCSNCPQSSGLGIQLNYFDTASSSTAGLVPCSHPICTSEIQTTATQCSQSNQCSYSFQYGDGSGTTGYYVSDTFYFDAVVGESLIANSSASINFGCSTFQSGDLTKTDKAVDGIFGFGQGDLSVISQLSSHGITPRVFSHCLKGEGSGGGILVLGEILEPGIVYSPLVPSQPHYNLNLQSIAVNGQLLPIDPAAFATSSNRGTIVDSGTTLAYLVEEAYDPFVSAVTAMVQPSVTPMISKGSQCYLVSNSVSEVFPPVSLNFAGGASMLLKPEEYLINLGFYQGGAALWCIGFQKVQGGVTILGDLVLKDKVFVYDLARQRIGWANYDCSSSVNVSLTSSKDFINSGQLSVSSSSRDMLFKLLPLSITSLLMHILASTNFQFL